Proteins co-encoded in one Uloborus diversus isolate 005 chromosome 9, Udiv.v.3.1, whole genome shotgun sequence genomic window:
- the LOC129229511 gene encoding uncharacterized protein LOC129229511, with the protein MSIIIRLQNLPWSANSVDIRRYFSGLSIPEGGVHIVGGEMGDAFIAFSTDEDARLAMAKDGGKIKDMQIKLLLSSRTEMMRVIEQARTQNVIPVTPVLAPPPAPFMVMQPPARVPPPVVETNDRKRERSTSPHRRARDRSPPRDRYRSPDRRSSRRDRSRSPRSNRGSSRDTDRRNDRFKRDDRRYDESVRYRDDYRSNRDHPSEPKKYQDADHVNSRSQLHATEGFRTVAPTPYDAAPPSVPSQNYAYNAGHQPTVSKGYPPDSFAVPAANAPLSHSDRLGHPKQNTANAADPRNPPAPHIPGSQQPFDASSFEQMPPPSQGDSQAPPVGRRRKTRFEPEFVQPPTETRFPQTTVSSEESKVQYADKRMASQEYVSGPRNSWSREGEGPTEKATWNEKRPALLQAPSAKSEDFVQVVPMDLDPVPEGESEIQSFMPPKDVPQTSRTSSSFPGNAVRNDMPAPYPRTNAESKIENSRNNLGPRLETNKYPENISDGRSDALNAFPRPNVPPKIASSDRNEGPVPYPRANASPRNEDSDRGVDRRGPPRNDNVDRGINMRGPPRNEDLGRGTNMRGPPRNEDFDRGNNIRGPPRIEDTDRRANMRGPLRNEDMERGTSMRGPPRNDDLIRGADMRGPSRNEDVDNRMNMRGPPRDDEMGRGTPMRAPPRNEELNRGMNMRGPPRNEDMDRGTNMRGPPRAEDLNRGMRGPPRDEDMNRGMRGPPRGEDLNRGMRGPPRDEDLNRGMRGPPRDEDLNRGMRGPPRDEDLSRGMRGPRDEDLNRGMRGPPLDEDLERGPGKRVPSRFEQPPRGSPSLTVEIKGIPPTTRVEDILEFFHGIPLAANDIRVIANPQGAEKAVVRFVDSSHVKEAFSRNNRFHGGRFEMDMCPDDIFDSFLQNTNQSLPPQRHKPKPKPREEDLCIQLRGLPFQCKEEDIVLFFDGLRILDLFLAISPDGRAAGFGFVEFATHEDFRAALAMNGKMIGHRYITISVASKEMMEVAQADHDYAGPPESGPKMRPAMPPMAKPARPPPPCISLRGLPETVTNREIADFFNEVGVMPRAIHIMLTPEKKPSGDAFAELAGPQDVMAALKRDGNTVLGNPVEVTSISFREMSEILGRPLPPMPNPPTPGPLLKTPGDEDRPRRPFQGPNDGSFRERPRMEPPPRGMRPRMEPPMRRMEGPGRPPFNRMRGQFPPRPFGRGGPDSRFAPPPSSGMAKEFSSPGCVVSINNLHFRAGLEELLDFFHGFNVTKDTIIRKYNENGQATGEARVAFQSPREAQQAVRELNQKPIMGRQLQLSIL; encoded by the coding sequence ATGTCGATCATCATTAGACTTCAGAATTTGCCCTGGTCGGCCAACTCCGTTGACATCCGGCGGTATTTCTCCGGACTATCAATTCCTGAAGGTGGTGTCCATATTGTTGGAGGAGAAATGGGCGATGCTTTTATTGCCTTCAGTACAGATGAAGACGCTCGTCTTGCCATGGCCAAAGACGGTGGAAAGATCAAGGACATGCAAATCAAGCTTTTACTGAGCAGCCGCACAGAAATGATGCGAGTAATCGAACAAGCACGTACACAGAATGTAATTCCAGTCACACCTGTCTTAGCTCCACCTCCAGCACCATTTATGGTTATGCAACCTCCAGCTAGGGTCCCTCCCCCTGTTGTGGAGACCAACGATCGCAAGAGAGAGAGAAGTACCAGTCCTCATCGGCGTGCTCGCGACCGATCTCCACCAAGAGACCGCTATCGAAGTCCAGACCGACGATCATCTAGAAGAGATCGGAGCAGAAGTCCCCGCAGTAATCGTGGTTCTTCTCGAGACACAGACCGCCGCAATGATCGCTTTAAAAGAGATGACAGAAGGTATGACGAATCGGTAAGATACAGGGATGACTACCGTTCAAATCGAGATCATCCATCAGAACCGAAAAAATATCAAGACGCCGATCATGTGAATAGTCGATCGCAGCTTCATGCAACTGAAGGATTTCGCACAGTAGCCCCAACTCCTTATGATGCTGCTCCACCATCTGTTCCATCACAGAACTACGCATACAATGCAGGGCATCAGCCTACTGTTTCCAAAGGTTATCCACCTGATTCCTTCGCAGTGCCTGCAGCTAATGCACCGTTATCTCATTCTGATCGCTTGGGTCATCCAAAGCAAAATACTGCAAATGCTGCTGATCCGCGAAATCCTCCTGCACCTCATATACCTGGATCACAGCAGCCTTTTGATGCTTCATCTTTCGAACAAATGCCTCCTCCCTCTCAAGGAGATTCGCAAGCACCACCTGTTGGACGTCGTAGGAAGACTCGATTCGAACCAGAATTTGTGCAACCTCCTACAGAGACACGATTTCCTCAAACTACTGTTTCGTCTGAAGAATCTAAGGTACAGTATGCTGATAAACGAATGGCATCACAAGAATATGTTTCGGGACCAAGAAACTCATGGTCCCGGGAAGGTGAAGGACCGACTGAAAAAGCTACATGGAATGAAAAACGTCCAGCATTGTTGCAGGCCCCGAGCGCCAAAAGCGAGGATTTTGTTCAAGTAGTACCAATGGATCTTGATCCAGTGCCCGAAGGGGAGAGTGAAATACAGTCTTTCATGCCGCCAAAAGACGTTCCTCAAACTTCTAGAACTTCTTCATCATTTCCAGGAAATGCTGTGAGAAACGATATGCCCGCACCTTATCCTAGGACTAATgcagaatcaaaaattgaaaattctagaAATAATTTGGGACCAAGATTAGAAaccaataaatatcctgaaaacaTCTCTGATGGTAGAAGTGACGCATTGAATGCATTTCCTAGACCGAATGTTCCACCTAAAATTGCTTCAAGTGATAGGAATGAAGGACCAGTGCCATATCCTAGAGCAAACGCATCTCCTAGAAATGAAGATTCAGATAGAGGAGTCGATAGGAGAGGACCTCCTAGAAATGATAATGTAGATAGAGGAATTAATATGAGAGGACCTCCTAGAAATGAAGATTTGGGTAGAGGAACTAATATGCGAGGACCTCCTAGAAATGAAGATTTTGATAGAGGAAACAATATTAGAGGGCCCCCTAGAATTGAAGATACGGATAGAAGAGCAAATATGCGAGGACCTCTTAGAAACGAAGATATGGAGAGAGGAACAAGTATGAGAGGACCTCCGAGAAATGATGATTTGATTAGAGGAGCTGATATGAGAGGACCTTCTAGAAATGAAGATGTAGACAATAGAATGAATATGAGAGGACCTCCTCGAGATGACGAAATGGGTAGAGGAACCCCCATGAGAGCGCCCCCTCGAAATGAAGAGTTGAACAGAGGAATGAATATGAGAGGACCTCCTCGAAATGAAGATATGGATAGAGGAACCAATATGAGAGGACCTCCTAGAGCCGAAGATTTGAATAGAGGAATGAGAGGTCCTCCTCGAGATGAAGATATGAACAGAGGAATGAGAGGTCCTCCTCGAGGTGAAGATTTGAATAGAGGAATGAGAGGTCCTCCTCGAGATGAAGATTTGAATAGAGGAATGAGAGGTCCTCCTCGAGATGAAGATTTGAATAGAGGAATGAGAGGTCCTCCTCGAGACGAAGATTTGAGTAGAGGAATGAGAGGTCCTCGAGATGAAGATTTGAATAGAGGAATGAGAGGTCCTCCTCTAGATGAAGATTTGGAACGAGGGCCTGGTAAAAGGGTGCCATCCCGTTTTGAACAACCACCTCGCGGTTCACCTTCTCTTACTGTAGAAATCAAAGGAATTCCTCCGACAACGAGAGTTGAAgacattttagaattttttcatgGTATTCCCTTAGCTGCGAATGATATAAGAGTCATAGCAAATCCTCAAGGAGCAGAAAAAGCTGTTGTTCGTTTTGTTGATTCTTCACACGTGAAAGAAGCTTTTAGTCGAAATAATCGTTTCCATGGTGGTCGTTTTGAAATGGATATGTGTCCAGATGACATTTTTGATTCTTTCCTGCAAAATACAAATCAAAGTCTGCCTCCACAGCGGCACAAACCTAAACCGAAACCACGAGAAGAAGATTTGTGCATACAATTACGTGGTCTCCCTTTTCAATGTAAAGAAGAGGATATTGTACTATTTTTTGATGGCCTAcgtattttagatttatttctagCCATCTCACCAGATGGTAGAGCAGCAGGATTCGGTTTTGTTGAATTCGCCACTCATGAGGACTTCCGCGCTGCATTGGCTATGAACGGCAAGATGATTGGTCATCGATATATAACAATATCTGTTGCGAGTAAGGAAATGATGGAAGTTGCTCAGGCAGATCACGACTACGCAGGACCACCTGAATCTGGTCCTAAAATGAGGCCTGCGATGCCCCCAATGGCTAAACCTGCTAGACCCCCACCGCCTTGCATATCGTTGAGGGGATTGCCTGAAACCGTTACTAACAGAGAAATTGcagattttttcaatgaagttggTGTAATGCCTCGGGCCATTCATATCATGTTGACACCGGAGAAGAAGCCATCTGGGGATGCATTTGCAGAGCTTGCGGGTCCTCAAGATGTTATGGCAGCGCTGAAAAGAGATGGCAATACAGTTTTAGGTAATCCAGTTGAAGTAACGTCTATATCATTTCGTGAAATGTCTGAAATTCTAGGCAGACCCCTGCCCCCAATGCCTAATCCTCCAACCCCTGGACCATTGCTCAAAACTCCTGGTGATGAAGACAGGCCTCGCAGGCCTTTCCAAGGACCAAATGATGGAAGCTTCAGGGAAAGGCCTAGAATGGAACCTCCGCCTAGGGGTATGAGGCCTCGCATGGAACCACCTATGAGGCGAATGGAAGGGCCTGGACGCCCTCCGTTCAACAGAATGAGAGGACAATTTCCCCCCAGACCTTTTGGTCGTGGGGGTCCCGATTCTCGCTTCGCACCACCACCAAGTTCCGGGATGGCCAAAGAATTTTCATCTCCAGGTTGTGTGGTTTCCATAAATAATCTCCATTTTCGTGCTGGCTTAGAGGAACTATTGGACTTTTTCCACGGATTCAATGTTACTAAAGACACTATTATTCGAAAGTATAATGAAAATGGACAGGCAACAGGTGAAGCTAGAGTTGCATTTCAGAGCCCCCGCGAAGCACAACAAGCTGTTCGGGAACTGAACCAGAAACCCATTATGGGAAGACAGCTGCAATTATCAATATTATAA